From a single Candidatus Bathyarchaeota archaeon genomic region:
- the tuf gene encoding translation elongation factor EF-1 subunit alpha has translation MSKTEKPHLNLIVIGHVDHGKSTTVGHLFYLTGTIDERTTKSYEEEAKKLGKETFKFAWVLDKLKEERERGLTIDLAFLKLETPKYFFTVIDAPGHRDFVKNMITGASQADAAFLFVSAKRGEFEAGIGTGGQTREHAFLAFTLGISQLIVAINKMDDASVNWSQERYEEVKNEISRMLKIVGFKVEKIPFIPTSGWTGDNLMKPSEKMPWYKGPTLFGALDNFEVPPKPIKKPLRLPVQDVYTITGVGTVPVGRVETGVLKEGDTLVFMPSNVKGEVKSIETHHVRMPKAEPGDNIGFNIRGIAQKDIRRGDVGGHPDKPPTVAKEFIGQIIVIYHPTAIAAGYSPVLHAHTSQVACRFVELIKKLDPRTGQTVEEKPAFLKTGDGAVVRLEPLHPIAVEAYSDFPELGRFAVRDMGTTVAAGVIKEITKKG, from the coding sequence ATGAGCAAAACCGAAAAACCTCACCTAAACCTTATAGTCATCGGACACGTAGACCACGGAAAATCTACAACGGTAGGACACCTCTTCTACCTCACCGGAACCATTGATGAACGAACCACAAAATCATATGAAGAAGAAGCAAAAAAGCTAGGCAAAGAAACTTTCAAATTCGCTTGGGTTCTCGACAAACTGAAAGAAGAACGAGAGCGTGGACTAACTATTGACCTCGCCTTCCTAAAACTCGAAACACCAAAATACTTCTTCACCGTCATCGATGCGCCCGGACACCGAGACTTCGTAAAAAACATGATCACAGGAGCCAGCCAAGCCGATGCAGCTTTCCTCTTTGTCTCCGCAAAACGAGGAGAATTCGAGGCAGGAATCGGTACAGGCGGGCAAACCAGAGAACATGCTTTCCTCGCCTTCACGCTGGGAATAAGCCAGCTGATTGTAGCCATCAATAAGATGGATGATGCATCAGTAAACTGGAGCCAAGAGAGATACGAGGAGGTCAAGAATGAAATTTCTAGAATGCTCAAGATAGTCGGATTCAAAGTTGAGAAGATTCCGTTTATACCCACTTCTGGATGGACCGGCGACAATCTGATGAAGCCCAGCGAAAAAATGCCTTGGTACAAGGGTCCAACGCTCTTCGGCGCTCTTGACAATTTCGAAGTACCTCCTAAGCCTATTAAGAAACCACTCCGCCTTCCAGTGCAAGACGTTTACACCATCACTGGAGTTGGAACAGTCCCTGTTGGAAGAGTAGAGACCGGCGTGTTGAAAGAAGGCGACACACTTGTATTCATGCCATCGAATGTCAAGGGAGAAGTCAAATCCATCGAAACACACCACGTTAGGATGCCAAAGGCTGAACCTGGCGACAACATAGGATTCAACATCCGAGGTATAGCTCAAAAGGACATCCGAAGAGGAGACGTAGGCGGACACCCCGACAAGCCACCAACCGTTGCCAAAGAATTTATCGGACAAATAATCGTCATTTACCATCCAACAGCTATTGCCGCAGGATATTCTCCAGTGTTACACGCTCACACCAGTCAGGTTGCATGCCGATTTGTAGAGTTGATTAAGAAACTGGACCCGCGTACAGGACAGACCGTCGAGGAAAAGCCAGCTTTCTTGAAGACGGGAGACGGTGCAGTCGTTCGACTTGAACCGCTTCATCCCATAGCCGTTGAAGCCTACTCTGATTTTCCTGAGCTTGGACGATTCGCGGTACGTGACATGGGAACTACAGTCGCTGCTGGAGTGATCAAAGAGATTACCAAGAAAGGATAA
- a CDS encoding TGS domain-containing protein — translation MPANLPAQAKHKWSEVSSARTPQEKLQALKEFLSLVPKHKGTSRIRAQAKRQIATLRREIEERKQRRIGKGGPKFFIEKEGAAQIVVLGPTNVGRSSLLASITNAKVTVSSYPFTTLEPVPGMFQYENLQFQIVEAPPLIEGSADGEARGPQTLALARNADGLILMVDLSQNPSKQLSLILSELEKAKILTKEPRARVDIERKHMNVGLKILVLGRLNDCTVRDVEQLLKSYRISDGTVKIYGEATLNDIEDAVFESTVYRPAIIVANKTDAPNAMRKTKKLSSLVGNQIGSIPISCKNQTGLEKLGVELFKMLNIIRVYTKEPNKREPSSRPFIVKKGAMIQDLAKQIHSDFYKQFNYAKVWAKRLPFSPQKVGSSFVLEDEDIVEIHIK, via the coding sequence ATGCCAGCGAATCTTCCCGCACAGGCAAAGCATAAATGGAGTGAAGTTTCATCAGCGAGGACGCCTCAAGAAAAACTTCAAGCACTGAAAGAGTTTTTGAGTTTAGTTCCGAAACACAAAGGCACATCCCGCATCCGCGCTCAAGCAAAACGCCAAATCGCCACTCTGCGAAGAGAAATCGAGGAAAGAAAGCAAAGAAGAATTGGGAAGGGCGGACCAAAATTCTTTATAGAGAAAGAAGGCGCAGCGCAAATTGTGGTTTTAGGTCCAACGAATGTAGGTCGAAGCAGCTTGTTGGCTTCGATCACGAACGCAAAAGTTACGGTTTCAAGTTATCCATTTACGACACTAGAACCCGTGCCAGGAATGTTTCAATATGAAAATCTACAATTTCAGATAGTTGAAGCCCCACCGTTAATAGAAGGTTCAGCCGACGGCGAAGCACGGGGTCCACAGACGTTAGCACTAGCTCGCAACGCCGACGGACTAATTCTAATGGTTGACCTGTCACAAAACCCCAGTAAACAACTGTCTCTGATTCTAAGCGAACTAGAAAAAGCAAAAATTCTCACCAAAGAACCTCGCGCACGAGTAGACATTGAACGAAAGCATATGAACGTAGGCCTTAAAATTCTCGTACTAGGCAGACTAAACGACTGCACTGTAAGAGATGTAGAACAACTGCTGAAAAGCTACCGAATCTCAGACGGAACAGTGAAAATCTACGGCGAAGCAACTCTAAATGATATAGAAGACGCCGTTTTCGAAAGCACAGTGTATCGACCTGCAATAATCGTTGCCAACAAAACGGATGCTCCTAATGCAATGAGAAAAACGAAGAAACTGAGCAGTCTCGTAGGTAATCAGATAGGAAGCATCCCAATCTCCTGCAAAAACCAAACTGGCTTAGAGAAATTGGGAGTGGAACTATTCAAAATGTTGAATATAATCCGTGTCTACACGAAGGAGCCGAACAAGAGAGAACCCTCCTCAAGGCCGTTCATCGTCAAAAAGGGAGCCATGATTCAAGATTTGGCAAAACAAATACACAGCGACTTCTACAAACAGTTCAATTATGCAAAGGTGTGGGCTAAACGTCTACCCTTCAGTCCTCAAAAAGTTGGATCATCCTTCGTTCTAGAAGATGAAGACATCGTAGAGATACACATAAAATAA
- a CDS encoding 30S ribosomal protein S7, whose translation MSQKQEIKLFEKWSFDEIKVESPGIKDYISLKPVYVPHSMGRHEHGRFRKAEVNIVERFLNNLMRPGTAAGKKARAINVLRNAFEIIHLRTGQNPIQILVSAVENSAPCEDTTRIGYGGVTYHMAVDISPQRRVDLALRFLSEGARKATLRNPRPLEEWLAEELILAANKDSKSKAVAKRHEVERVAMSSR comes from the coding sequence TTGAGCCAGAAACAAGAAATCAAACTATTCGAAAAATGGAGTTTTGACGAAATCAAGGTAGAAAGCCCCGGCATAAAAGACTACATCTCTCTCAAACCCGTTTATGTCCCCCACAGCATGGGACGACACGAACATGGAAGATTTCGCAAGGCTGAAGTCAACATCGTGGAGAGATTTTTGAACAATCTCATGCGGCCAGGAACGGCTGCGGGGAAAAAGGCGAGAGCTATTAATGTGCTGAGAAATGCTTTCGAAATTATTCATCTTCGCACTGGACAAAATCCTATACAAATTCTTGTCAGCGCTGTTGAAAATTCAGCGCCTTGCGAGGACACTACTAGGATCGGTTACGGTGGTGTGACTTATCACATGGCAGTGGACATCTCGCCTCAAAGACGAGTGGACTTGGCTCTACGTTTTCTTTCGGAAGGAGCCAGAAAAGCAACGCTTCGTAACCCCCGCCCCCTCGAAGAGTGGCTTGCAGAAGAGCTAATCTTGGCGGCAAACAAAGATTCGAAGAGTAAAGCAGTAGCAAAACGTCACGAAGTGGAAAGAGTAGCGATGTCGTCTCGTTAA